The following is a genomic window from Neodiprion lecontei isolate iyNeoLeco1 chromosome 4, iyNeoLeco1.1, whole genome shotgun sequence.
TTCGAAAGCGTACTTTGAAACATTGGGACAATTAAAGGAACTCGATCTTTCAATGAATACCATTTCTACTCTTCGCAAACATACCTTCAGGGGACTAACGAAGTTGACGGACTTGTGGCTAAATGACAAtcaaattcaggttctcgGCTCTGACAACATTTTCAAATGGTTCACAAACCTGAACAAGTTATACCTGAATGGTAATCCACTACTGATGTTCAACGTCGTAGTTTTTAGCACGATGCAAAGTGTCAATATTGAGCCTGGATTTAAATGCGATCTATCCCAAGAAGTTCAGAAGAATTTCGCCAATGCAACATCTCACTGGTTTATTTGTAATAACTctgatggttttttttcaccttatcACTGCTCCGCAATGTTCTCCGTTCTTTAATTGGAATAAGAATATCACACAAATTATGCGAATGTCATTTATTTGTATCGAGACTGTAATGCTACAGacaaagaattaattattgagTTAATAGGTAAAGTCATATATCGTACTAAGCCCgatatttcatcaaatttttcagctGCAACAGCTGTGAAAGGCTGTGATAAACACAAAATAGGTCATTGTTTTTCGACGTGTTTATAAGTACGATGTATTTTTCTCGTGTCAATTTTGTATCTTACCATATTTAttgctaattgtaagaaaaatataagttATCACACATGTCTCATTTTACAATATCGTGAGTATGTTTGAATTAACCTCAAGCTGCAGagataaaaaagtaaaaataaaggaCGCTCGTATATGAAATGATAGTAATATTGGATACATTGAGTTCCTGTATGATTATATGTGTATCACCATAGTCgttgataatattttataaatgaaGTGAATCGTAATAATATATGAACTTGTTATCTGGATGCATGCCACATTTGTCATTACCTGATAAACACAACGCTTCACACAGGCGTCCACTATGTTAATATTGTTAGGTTGAAGACATGGTACATTTACGCTCAAACATCTATCAATATTCTAATTCTGTGCAGCGTAGCCACGTCAGTGAGCTAATTAAATAAAGCTAATATTCCGAACCTATAATATGagatagaaaaatttattcagtcgatttttcaaatgctCAATAGAATTATCGGATGAGTTCTAATCTTCAAATCTATCCAAAGAAATAAGATGTGATTCACATACTTCACATTGATCATGTGGacaaacgagaaaaaaagacatCCTTAAATATACGTATTGTACGTTTGTTGTACGTTTCTAAGAAGAAGAATGGATGAAAAGATACTTGAGGATCGAGGTGACTCAGTGTCtaatcattaattttctcgCAGTCGTATGGTTCCTGGTAATCACAATTGGTGCATTTGAATCTTCCCTGAAATGTGTTGAATTTCCTGACGATTGAACCGCTTACTCGGAATCCAGGTTCAATGGTAACGTTTTTCATTCGCTCAAAAGTGGTAAGTTCGACACTGCGAAAATCGTTGCCGTTGAGGAAAAGGGACGAAAGGTTTTCCAAACCATCAAACGCACCCGCCTGCAGCGTCGTCAGATGGTTTCCATTGAGCCATAGTGACTCGAGATTTCTGAGGTGTCTGAAGACTCCATCGGGGATTGTAGAGATGCGATTTCTGCCCAGATCGAGTTCGTTCACTTCACCTAGGTTGCGAAATACCTCGGCATTTACGCTAGATAGCAAATTTCGAGATAGATAAAGTAGATCCAGGTTTGGCAGACCGTTGAGGGTTCCAACGGGGATTTTGGTTATTCCATTTGCGTCAAGTGCCAAAGTCTCGAGGTGCCTCAGTCCTTTGAACATGTTCTTTTTCAGCACGATGCTATTGTTGGTCAGATAAAGCTCGTGCAGGTGCGATAGGCCCTTCCACGTGTGGTGATGAAAAGTCGTCAGACTGTTGTAGTCGAGTAACAAAGTCTCCAAGCTAATCAGCCTGGAAAAACTGCCGTCTTCTATTTCACTTATGGTATTATTGCACAGGTCCAAATAAGTCAGTTGGTCCATGAATTGACAAAagtttatagaaatttttgatatcttGTTTTCCTTGAGGTAGAGAGAGGAGGCATTTCTAACATCTGCAAAAGCGTTATTCGATATTTCCGTGATACCAAGATTCTCCAAATGCAACTCAATATCGTCTATCGTTTGAACGGCCCTCACATCCACGAAAGAGACGCTATGGAGCTTGGTACCCTCCATGCATACGTCAAGGTTATTGTAAATCTGGCATTCCGTACTATCCGTAAAACCACTGACAAGTAATGCCAACCACAAAATGCCGAGTATTACCAGCGGTGACATGGCGCCGCAAACGCTCAGGATGCACTGAACTCACATGCTTCTACTGTTCCCACACAAGGGAGGCGTGGAGGCAGCTAAACAGACGTCCTCTCCCACACATGGTATGTCTAAGAGATACGCCCGAAGCCTTCACATGAATATAATGGGCATAATGCGTGTGTCGTAACTCGAAGGTTGTCTTCACGCCGGGTCGCGCGACGAAATGAGCTATTTCAAGCCTTCGGCATCACAAGTGGGAAAGTTAAGATTTCATTGCACCTTCCATCGACTGTAGGCAGTTGAACAGATAAAACATCACCATAGCCTGCTCCAGATTTGAACTTCAAAGTATTGCTTATCATTAAACTTTCTTTCGGCATATACCATATAGCGCTTACTGTGACAAGATCTAATCCGAACCGTAGCCCACTTTTGGTGGCACTAAAATTTTGATCGGCTCGAAACCTTTTATGTCAATTATATAACAAATCTGTGGACCATAGATTATtgtaatttatcattttatcgATCTTTGGAATGTCCTCTTCTGGCCCGAGAAACCGAATCGAAATTACAACAGTGAAAACTGACTACCCATAGTAAACATATGTATACTCTCGTCTATAAATAAGTTATCTGAAGCTTTGAGAACTAGTGACTAACAGGGGGCTAATGCTGATTATTGTTGGTTACAAAAATGCGAGTAGAAGATAAGAAGGTCGTCTCACAGGAGTGCATTGATCGTCACGGTTTAGCGTCAGCTAAACACAGTCAGCAAGCAGTATCCATTGTCTTGCTACATTGAGCAAAGTATGTAGCAGCATGACGATATGGTACAATGAACGGGTAGTCCAAAGTGTAATCAGTCTTCATCAATCAGATGGGTAAAATTTCAGTTATAATAGTTCGTCATGATATGACTTAGAACCAGAATTAGTTTTTAATCGAGACAATAAAATCGTGCAAATAATCAtgcgacaatttttttactggcAGTGATCTTTGCATTGACCACGTGATTGAGTATGACGATACTGGTTTCAACCTATACTGCCGGAGACATAAATCACGGTtctacgcacacacacacgtacgcacgcaaaggagaagaaaaaaaagttcatgaAAGAGCAAGTGTCGAAcacttttctctctttacgaCTTTATGCAGTTTGCAGTAAACGCTAAGATGGTAGAAGTCACGGTGAAATGATTTACACGCTACCTACATCTGAGTTGACGTATACTTGTACGAACTCTGCGTTTGATTCGTCTGGCACTAGCGTGACTACAAGGAGAAAACTAGGGTCACAGAACTTAGGAGTAAAAGTTGTTGGCTTACTGGGGTACATGAACCTCATCGGTAAATTGCAAGTCCGGTAAATTTCACTGGTAGAAGGTCCTGGTGGTTTTGAAGGTTCTTCAATGGAGGTCTGCGCCCTACCTTCGCTGCAAGGACACGGGAGTTCGGGCATTTCTCAATGAGCTCAAGATCAAGATGAAGGTGGACGTAACTGCCACGGAAATGTTTTATGTTGATAAAACCAGACACTCGGTAATGTCACCGATACAATTAAATCTAGTAGGTTAAATTCGGATGAGTAAAAGTTGTAACGATGAATGTTGCTTCGCGAGAACTGTGCTCACGGACATTTGAGCGCTGACTCGTAGCCGTGGAAACAAAACTGTTGTGGATATTGATTTCCACACCCACCAGATATTATTTCTTGACATCAGGAAAACCGTGTGACAAGTATCCGTAGCATATGCAGCGATTTGATTTGAACTTGAGAGTGACACCAAGTTTGTTTCTCGGGAAACACTTGTGTGTGCAAGAATTTCATCACTCGATGCCAAATATCTTTGAATTGTACACATCGTTTACAGTATGCCTCAGGCGtcgactgaagaatataaatacGGAAACccctgggtaaatttttgtgaccagTTTTTCGGCGGGCAAGTGGGCCCAGGTGGGCCTGAGAAATTTGGAGGGATCTACTCTATCGATTCTACCTAACGGGCTCGCACCGACATTCGTAGCAACCATAGTTTTTCTCTTGACCTCATTGatcgaaaatcagctagccgaattccgcagtctggaaacaaccgcgcagtagatcGGACGGATGAAAATCGCggtccgcaaatttcgagtgccaggctctctacctcctggatcctgcgctccggaTCCATttcctggtgcaactcgagttccaggacaagtgCTCCGTGGTTTCTGCGCTCAAGATCCACTACCTGTGAAtctcgactttcaggacaaaCGCTGCGTAGTTTCTATGCTCAAGGTCGGCTACCTGGTGATACTcaacttccaggacaagcgctccgtagtttctgcgctcaaggtccactaTCTGTgaaactcgagttccaggacaagcgctccgtagttctggctatccaggtccttgacctggtgacgTTTGACCTTTGGGACTAATTTTCCGTTCTGGTCATCCAGGTCCTCCACCTGGTGGATTTTGACATCCAGAAAAagtgctccgtagttctggctgtccaggttcttgacctggtgacttatGACCAAGCGctgcgtagtttctgcgctccaggtccgcttccgggtgaaactcgacttccaggacaagggCTCCGGAGTTCTgtctgtccaggtccttgaccagatgacttttgaccttccggactgattttcaactttacaaGTTCGATTATTGAAAACTTCTTGTACTATCGAACCAATATGCTTCAAAATCGAACGACCAAgatcaaaaaattgcaattggtgagTGGTTGGCATTGTATACATAGGAATAAATGACAATAACGTCGTTAGATTACAGCTAAAATTGCTGTGCGTAGTATTTCAAATCCATCAGCACTTGGCTGATTgttctgtggtattttttgacgaaatttattgtcgTAAAATCAGaatacgttatacttacatgcatgtgtaagCGTGATTTGTAGCATTATATTGACAAAATTTCACGGGCAGATTCGGTTTGTGTCGCATGCACAAAGACAGTGTTCATTCTGTATACTGTGAAGCAAATACCAGGATTTTTGTGGACTCATCGTGCCCCAGTCACCCCTACAACTATGTCATctggtaaaacactgacaacgagtGAGCGAGCGCACGAGTACAAAAACCAGTTACACTAGGCATCCGACTTGGAACGAAATTTAGCGAGCGAGTGttttaaaactaattatttttaattcgcgCGCCATTCTATTATCGATGTACCAAAATAACTCAAAAAACCGTGTTATCATATTATTTGTCTAGCTCAAACGTAAAAAGTAACAAATTTTACCAAGAAAATTCTCAACAAAAATGAATGTGatttaacgtttttttctGAGATTTTTAGTTCatcaatgataaaaatatatgtcaattcaaagtaattttagtttttacattcCAGACAAAGGTTACGCACTCCATCTTTCGTGCCAATTCGAGATTCCAGCGGTGAGGCGCTTCAATGGCCAGCTAATAACTTCGCCATTTTGCGACAATTGATGataagtaaaattttcttgtacTGTCGAAATGTgagttaaaatacactcgaaattttaaaaagcttCGTTAGTTATCtcccattaaaaaaaaatagccgaCAATCAACGTTTCGCTTCGAAATTATCGTATttgattgatttaaaaaaaaaaaaaaacttttgtgcACTTTTCCCGATCTTTCATATAGTAGCATTTAAAGTATCCGGTTTTCACTTTGAACcgacatgaaaaatattttttctccattatcTGACTTtattattgaccttttttcggcgttacttaaatatttagctatataattattgattgcttTCAGTTTTTAACCATTTGTATACGATAAAAGTACAGAATGAAtaacaaataatgaattatttttatgtaaaCCAATAAGAAAAAGCTATGTTCCTATTTGTACACggtgagtataacatttttataatattgaatGGTAATTGTAAtcatattttatctaaaattttttgaacttgtTGTGTTTATAATagattatttctataattttttataattttctcataatcttcttggtGAAATGTgtcgataaataaattacatttatCCTTACAGACTATGTTTGATGAGTTctaatactaaaaatattaattagtcttcgaggtataacccgaAGTCGTTAGCGGTgatcgttggaggtggttggcggtggttggaggtggtcggaggtggaccaggaggaggacgagaatTTGTGCATGGTGAGTAGaacattttcataatatttaatggcaattgtaattatatttgacctgaattttttaaatttgtcgtgtttacaatgaattatttcaattcatttttcgcgctaGCCCAGTTTCAGTAGCTAtcagtgcgctaataaaatttctatgattttttacaattatctcataatcttcttggtaaaatgtgtcaataaaaatattatattaatccttacacaatatttttgatgtgttctaatactgaaaatattcattagtattcaaggtataacccgaggtcgttagcggtggtcgttggaggtggttggcggtggttggaggtggtcgaaGGTGGTcaaggaggaggacgaggatttgtgcatGGTGtgtaaaacattttcataatatttaatggcaattgtgaTTATGGTGGGGTCGGATCGGGTCGGGTAGGGCAgggggtagggtagggtaggggtAGGGGTAGGGGTAGGGGTAGtggtaggagtaggagtaggactACCCTACCCTatcccacccccacccccacttcctccccctcctcctctccCTCCCCCTTTCCACTCCACTCTAACTCTTACTCCTACTTCTATTTCTACTCCCACACTTCTCCAACTCCTACACCTACTCCTACTTCAACTACTATTACTCCCACTCTTAATTCTACTCCTGCACCTTCTCCAACTCCTACACCTACTCGTACTTAAAATCCTATTACTCccactcctacttctactcctacaCCTACTCCTGTTGCTACTTCTACTCGTTCTGCTACTCCTACTtttactcctactcctactcctcgagcaagagtagcgttcggaaaatcttagttgtgaccgacctaaagtctcgcactaattcgtcaaattcgagcattcaattattctgttagctgcaagagactcactatcttctacgtttccatcttttatgtgctttactaaatctcatcatttcgagaatagacatttttatgccattccattttccataattaaattgagttcggccctgattcaaccgaatcaggtaatcttaagtgataataataatagctaCATTAgcgtttttaataaataatcattgcaatcatttttaacatacatcaaaatcataaaatagacactttcaaactttcaataATAAGATATCATT
Proteins encoded in this region:
- the LOC107218444 gene encoding leucine-rich repeat-containing protein 15-like, with product MSPLVILGILWLALLVSGFTDSTECQIYNNLDVCMEGTKLHSVSFVDVRAVQTIDDIELHLENLGITEISNNAFADVRNASSLYLKENKISKISINFCQFMDQLTYLDLCNNTISEIEDGSFSRLISLETLLLDYNSLTTFHHHTWKGLSHLHELYLTNNSIVLKKNMFKGLRHLETLALDANGITKIPVGTLNGLPNLDLLYLSRNLLSSVNAEVFRNLGEVNELDLGRNRISTIPDGVFRHLRNLESLWLNGNHLTTLQAGAFDGLENLSSLFLNGNDFRSVELTTFERMKNVTIEPGFRVSGSIVRKFNTFQGRFKCTNCDYQEPYDCEKIND